The following DNA comes from Tunturibacter psychrotolerans.
ATAATCCTTCGTAATCGTACAACCTTCTTGCTATCAATATATTTAGCCAATTCAAGATACAACTTCCCTTAACTTCATGGTTTCAACGAGCCAGAGGAAAAAGAAGTTAAGGAAGGAAATCATGAATACCCTGTTGCGGAAACTGCTCTGCTTTTCTCTTGCCTCGGTTCTCGTCTCCACTCAATTGACCCTTGCTCAATCAACTACCCCGACGGCCCCCGTCCCATCCCAAATCCAGCAAGCCCAAACAGTCTTCCTCACCAACTCCGGCACCGACCCCAACTTTCCAATCGACGCAACCAAAGCCTTCAACGATATCTACGCGGCGCTTCAAACCTGGGGCCGCTACAAGCTCGTCAACTCCCCAGACCAAGCCGATCTCGTCTTCAAGCTTAAAGACATCGCGCCCATTACTGAGGTGACCGGGAATCGCGGGGGCGTCTATTCCGTCGCCAGCCCGTCCTTTCAGCTCACCATCTTCGACCCCAAATCCCATATCGCCATCTGGACGATTACCTCGCCCGTAAATGTCACGGGAAAGAACCAGGTCTTAGCGCGCTGGGTCTCTATCGCGGAGACCAACCTTGTGAGCCGAGTCAAGGTCGTCGCTGGTCAGCCGCTCTCTCCAGACGAGACCGCCGACCTTACCACCGTCCCCAAATACCACACCGCCAGAACCCTCTTGATCGTCAGCGGCGTCGTTGTGGGCGCAGCCGTTGCAGGCGTCCTCATCGGGCACCACGAGACCGAAAACTCACTGGCAAATATGAAAGCCTCACAGGACTCCTTTTGCGAGGCAAACAACATTCCTCTCTCTCAGTGCGCGGGCGGCTAGTCGCCCGCAGTCCCAAGCGATACAACAGGCATATGGTCCCTCAGCGGATTTCTCAGACTCTAGAGGAGAAGACCCAAGTTCTTCGGCAGCTCTTCGGCAGACCTCTGCTTCAACGCGCGCACAAACTCGTTCAACGCTGGACGAATCATCGCAAACATCGGATCGTTCCGCTGCATCAACGCTATCTCAGAGAACAGTTTCAGTCCGATTCCAAGCGAAGCCACCGTATCGCCATCGAACGGCAGACGAGCCCGCATTCGCTCGACGATCCCCAAAAGGTCGTCATGGTTTGCAGCCTCAAAGGAAAGAGTCTGTCCTTCGACCGGCTCTCCCTTCGCTCCCGTCAGCGCCTCAACCGTGATCTTGTAACGGTAAGAGTTCATCAGGACCTCTCGATCTGTTTCGCCGCCGCATCGATGATGTCGGTGATCGCGTGAATCTGTTCTGTCGTCAGCGGACCTTTCTTCATCCGCAGCGCCATACGAAAGTTCTCGACTGCGCGTTCGATCTGGGGCGAACGATCACTCCCCTGCTCGCTGCGAGCCCGGTCCATCCTTGCGAAGATCGCCTCCACGGCCGCCTTGTTTTCCGCCAGCGACTTCGATCCCTCTTCCGTGATCGTGTAAAGCTTTCGTGCCCCGTCGGAGACCACGGTCGCATGTCCCATCTCCTCGAGCATCGTCAGCATCGGATAAACCACGCCCGGGCTCGGAGCATACATGCCGCCCAACTGTTCCTGGATCGACTTGATGATCTCGTAGCCGTGGCTTGGCTTATCCGCAATCTGCTGCAAAATCACATAGCGAAGGTCGCCAGCCCCGAAGAACCGCATCGGCCCGCCACGTCCACGGCGAAAGCCCTGCCGCCCTCCACCAAAGTCCCCGAATCCGCCCCTCTGTTGATCGTCCCTGTGTCTCTCACCACGGCCTTCTTCCCTGCCGCAGCAACCTCTGTTGTAGTGTTCAAATGGTTTTCTCATGTTGAGATAATATAAAGATATATCTTGATAAGTCAAGATATTAATTAAAGCAGTCTTTCTGGGCTTCAATATATTCTGTTCAAGACTTCATGAAACGTATTCTGACCGCCGCAGTCCTCATCCTCGCCGTCTTTGCCTTGATCTTCTTCGGCCAGCTCTGGATGATCACGCTATTTGCCGCCATCGTCGCCGAACTGGCCGCCTACGAATACCTCAAGCTGGCCGCAGTCGGCGCCGAAACTCACGGGGCAACACTTCGCATCCCCATCTGGTGGATGGCCCTCGGCACTGCCCTTGCCTTCATCGTCACCCTGCCCAACTTCCCCGTCGAAGATCAGCTCCCAGTTCTAAGCGCTCTCACCCTTGCACTCTTCGCCTGGAACGGCTTCCGCGCCCCTCTCAGCCAGGTCCTTCCCGACACCGCACAGGGACTCTTCGGCCTCATCTACATCGCCTACCCTCTCACCCTGGTTCCCCTCCTCTGGAAGCAGGAAGACGGCCCTGCCCTCGTCCTCTTTCTGATGGTCTGCGTTTGGGCGGGTGACATCGCAGCTCTTTACATCGGTCGAGCCTTTGGCAAACGCAAACTCGCACCCCGCCTAAGTCCTGGCAAAACCTGGGCAGGCTCGATTGCCTCCATCGCCGGCAGTATGATCGCCGCTGGCATCGTGATTGCCATCGCCGACACGCTTACCGCACACGGCGACACCATCCTCCACATCTCAGAACCTCTCTGGCAGTCGCTCCTCCTCGCCGCAATCCTCAACGTAGCTGCGCAGCTCGGCGACCTCCTCGAGTCCGCGATCAAGCGTGGCGCAGGCGTCAAGGACTCCGGAACCATGCTTCCCGGACACGGCGGCATCCTAGACCGCATCGACGCCCTTCTCGTCGCTGCGCCGGTCCTCTGGTACATCCTGCTCCTCAAGGACTACTTCGGCTTGGGCCGTTTCTAACCCACCAGCACCCAAATCCGCCGGAATCTGTCGCCTTCAACAACTTTGGACTCGTTGCCCTCCGGTCGACGCTTCCCGTGTTTAGGCCTTCGAATTCTCTGAATACATCTCAGCTCGCGAGGACATAGGACCAAGGTCTCATTGCCTGCGCCTCAAAGAAGTTTCAGCATGGCTACTGTGATCTAGGCTCCGTCCGCTATCTAGGCTGCATTCAAATATTGCTCAGCTCTTGATATCTTTTGAGCCTGTTTTGCCTTATGATTCTCGCCTCTCAAGCTATTTGCTTTTCATAGTTGCAAACCAGCACCTCAAACCATTCGATCCCGAAATGTTAGCGAGGCATAAAATGATCCCTCTGGAAAAGCCCCCCGCTCGTTGGAATCACTCCTCCTCCAAATCCGACCTCATCGAATCTGTGAGGTCTCGAACCTCTTTGAAATATTTAGCTCGGTTTGCAGCGATCCTACTTGGAATGGCAGCGATCCTTTGCAATCCTGCCGATACTCGAGTGCTGGCAAAGACCGGACAGGCAGCGGATGCGAAATCAGCGCCCGAAATCGATCCGGACGCCATGGACGCCCTCAACAAGATGGGGACTTATCTCCGCTCCCTCAAAGCCTTCCAGGTCGACTCGGAATCTACGAACGATGATGTTCTCGACGATGGAGAAATCATCACAGATACCAGATCGAGCACGTTGCTGGCTGTCGCTCCAAATCTTCTCCGCGCCGAGTTGAAAGGTGACGACAGAAACACCTTCCTTTTCTACGACGGAAAAAACTTTACCGTCTATGGCAAGCTCCTCAACTACTACGCCACAGTTCCGGCCCCGCCCACCACTCGTGAGCTGGTGGATAAAGTCGATAGTGAGTACGGCATCGAAATACCCCTAGTCGATCTCTTTAAATGGGGAACCGATGAGTCCGCCGTCAAGAAGATCACCTCCGCAATAGACGTCGGCCCGAGCTCTGTCCAGGGCATCACCTGCGAACACTACGCCTTTCGTCAGGAGGGCATCGACTGGCAAATCTGGATCCAGCTGGGAGACTTCCCGCTTCCAAAAAAGTTTGTCATTCGGACCCTTACCGACGATGCCAGGCCACAGCACACCTCTACACTCACCTGGAACCTGGCCCCCTCCTATAACGAAGCGGCCTTCACCTTCGACCCGCCCCTTGGTGCCGAGCGCATCCCACTCAAAGACCTCAACGCCGATACCACCAAGAATGCCCAGTAAAGGAGACCTATGAAGCGATCCAATCTTTTCCTCACTCTTTTCTTCGTGGCCACTCTGGTCTTCAGCACCCATCTTTCAGCGCAAAGGCGCGGTGGTGGTGGTGGTGGCTACCGCGGCGGGGGTGGTCATGCGACGCGCAGCACGGCTAACAGCAGCGTCAATCGAAACAATAACTACAATCGGAACAACAACACCAACGTCAATCGCAATTACAACTCCAACGTCAACGTCAATCGAAACGTCAACGTCAAC
Coding sequences within:
- a CDS encoding phosphatidate cytidylyltransferase — protein: MKRILTAAVLILAVFALIFFGQLWMITLFAAIVAELAAYEYLKLAAVGAETHGATLRIPIWWMALGTALAFIVTLPNFPVEDQLPVLSALTLALFAWNGFRAPLSQVLPDTAQGLFGLIYIAYPLTLVPLLWKQEDGPALVLFLMVCVWAGDIAALYIGRAFGKRKLAPRLSPGKTWAGSIASIAGSMIAAGIVIAIADTLTAHGDTILHISEPLWQSLLLAAILNVAAQLGDLLESAIKRGAGVKDSGTMLPGHGGILDRIDALLVAAPVLWYILLLKDYFGLGRF
- a CDS encoding DUF2092 domain-containing protein — its product is MAAILCNPADTRVLAKTGQAADAKSAPEIDPDAMDALNKMGTYLRSLKAFQVDSESTNDDVLDDGEIITDTRSSTLLAVAPNLLRAELKGDDRNTFLFYDGKNFTVYGKLLNYYATVPAPPTTRELVDKVDSEYGIEIPLVDLFKWGTDESAVKKITSAIDVGPSSVQGITCEHYAFRQEGIDWQIWIQLGDFPLPKKFVIRTLTDDARPQHTSTLTWNLAPSYNEAAFTFDPPLGAERIPLKDLNADTTKNAQ
- a CDS encoding DUF3861 domain-containing protein, producing the protein MNSYRYKITVEALTGAKGEPVEGQTLSFEAANHDDLLGIVERMRARLPFDGDTVASLGIGLKLFSEIALMQRNDPMFAMIRPALNEFVRALKQRSAEELPKNLGLLL
- a CDS encoding PadR family transcriptional regulator, which codes for MRFFGAGDLRYVILQQIADKPSHGYEIIKSIQEQLGGMYAPSPGVVYPMLTMLEEMGHATVVSDGARKLYTITEEGSKSLAENKAAVEAIFARMDRARSEQGSDRSPQIERAVENFRMALRMKKGPLTTEQIHAITDIIDAAAKQIERS